The Muricauda sp. SCSIO 65647 genome includes a region encoding these proteins:
- a CDS encoding methyltransferase domain-containing protein, with amino-acid sequence MDLALRSHETEWMDAPDLELFTLEKVFRDINRANAWLGGNRITIKAVHELIKTVQKKSYTILDLGCGDGQMLRELAISLRKKGIQAKLIGLELREDVAMIARSSSRDFPEIEYVQGDILHLNDEKHACDIVLCTLTLHHFGDERLPGLLNNFSRLAKIGVVINDLHRHRFAYYLFMLFGFLFLKTAIARNDGLVSIRRGFKKAELDALSEQVTNANHTIKWQWAFRFVWTLRTKRPI; translated from the coding sequence ATGGATTTAGCGCTGAGAAGTCATGAAACAGAATGGATGGATGCTCCAGATTTGGAGCTATTCACCCTTGAAAAGGTCTTTCGAGACATCAATCGTGCCAACGCATGGCTGGGCGGCAACCGTATTACGATAAAAGCGGTGCACGAGCTCATCAAAACAGTGCAAAAAAAATCGTATACGATTTTGGACTTAGGTTGCGGTGATGGCCAAATGCTTCGTGAACTCGCCATTTCCCTAAGAAAAAAAGGGATTCAGGCCAAATTGATAGGGTTAGAGTTGCGGGAAGATGTGGCCATGATCGCCCGCAGCTCTTCAAGGGATTTTCCCGAAATAGAATATGTTCAGGGAGATATTTTGCACCTGAATGACGAAAAACATGCTTGTGATATAGTGCTCTGCACGTTGACCCTTCATCATTTTGGTGATGAACGGCTTCCAGGGTTGCTGAACAACTTTTCGAGACTGGCCAAAATCGGCGTGGTCATCAACGACCTGCACCGCCATCGCTTCGCCTACTATCTTTTTATGCTTTTTGGCTTCCTTTTTCTAAAAACTGCCATTGCCAGAAATGACGGACTGGTCTCCATACGGCGTGGTTTCAAAAAAGCGGAACTGGATGCACTGTCCGAACAAGTCACCAATGCAAACCATACAATCAAATGGCAATGGGCCTTTCGATTTGTATGGACCTTGCGAACCAAACGACCCATTTGA
- a CDS encoding NAD(P)/FAD-dependent oxidoreductase codes for MNPGSEVGIFLFMAYLHIVYDYEVIILGGGLAGLTAVLHLAKAEKKVLVIEKYRYPKHKVCGEYVSNEVRPYLSQLGVDINVLRPAEIAALQLSTQTGKSIQTPLPLGGFGLSRYAFDKHLYDCAQAAGADFLFDTASDVVHRNGIFTITTQNNGTLTAQVVLGAFGKRSNLDAQLNRAFIKKNSPWLGVKCHYEYDGHPSHLVGLHSFTGGYAGLSKTEKGSVNFCYLASYKSFKKEKDLNAFTNNVVGSNPFLGSFLEKATPLFEKPLTIAQISFRRKSPIENHILLLGDSAGMLHPLCGNGMAMAIHSAKIAVESVLGHLKNPHAPISSLEKRYASLWQHHFQQRIVMGRYLQHILLHKTFSELAIGTVARSQKIVQTLISRTHGKPILN; via the coding sequence GTGAATCCCGGCTCAGAGGTCGGGATTTTTCTTTTTATGGCCTATCTTCATATCGTGTACGACTATGAGGTGATTATTTTGGGAGGGGGACTGGCAGGCCTGACGGCCGTGCTGCATTTGGCCAAGGCAGAAAAAAAGGTATTGGTCATTGAAAAATACCGCTATCCCAAGCACAAGGTCTGTGGCGAATATGTCTCGAACGAAGTAAGGCCCTACTTGTCGCAATTGGGGGTCGATATCAATGTTTTGAGACCGGCTGAAATAGCTGCCTTGCAGCTCAGCACACAGACCGGTAAATCAATCCAGACGCCTTTACCACTGGGTGGCTTCGGCCTAAGCCGTTATGCTTTTGACAAACACCTATATGACTGCGCCCAGGCTGCAGGGGCAGATTTTCTTTTTGATACGGCGAGCGACGTGGTCCATAGAAATGGCATCTTCACCATCACCACGCAAAATAATGGTACCCTAACCGCACAAGTGGTTCTGGGGGCCTTCGGAAAACGCAGCAACCTCGATGCGCAACTGAATCGTGCATTCATCAAAAAAAACTCACCTTGGTTGGGGGTCAAATGTCATTACGAGTACGATGGGCATCCTAGTCACTTGGTGGGATTGCATAGCTTTACCGGGGGATATGCCGGACTTTCAAAAACCGAGAAAGGCAGTGTCAATTTCTGCTACCTGGCCTCATATAAAAGTTTCAAAAAGGAAAAAGACCTGAACGCTTTTACCAATAATGTAGTGGGAAGCAATCCGTTTTTAGGAAGTTTTCTCGAAAAAGCGACCCCGCTTTTTGAAAAACCATTGACCATTGCCCAAATTTCGTTCCGAAGAAAATCCCCGATCGAGAACCATATATTGCTATTGGGCGATAGTGCGGGAATGCTCCATCCACTGTGCGGAAACGGCATGGCCATGGCTATACATAGCGCCAAGATCGCTGTGGAGAGCGTATTGGGGCACCTGAAAAATCCCCATGCACCCATTTCAAGTTTAGAAAAACGATACGCCTCGCTTTGGCAACACCATTTTCAACAACGAATAGTGATGGGAAGGTACCTACAGCACATCTTGCTCCATAAGACCTTTTCTGAATTGGCCATTGGTACGGTGGCGCGATCACAGAAAATAGTGCAGACCCTTATTTCAAGAACCCATGGGAAACCAATTTTGAATTGA
- a CDS encoding beta-ketoacyl-[acyl-carrier-protein] synthase family protein, with protein sequence MQNRVVVTGLGVCAPGGVGLRQFEKMLSEGKSGITFFPELEKLKFGCQIAGKPFIDHIDLNQYFTNVQLKGLNASGLVYGVMAGMDAWRDARLDASNNTDWETGVIFGTGILGVDKFRDSIYLVDEGNVRRLGSTAVVQTMASGISAFLGGMIGAGNQVTTNSSACSTGTEALLMGFERIASGQASKMLVGSCSDSGPYVWGGFDAMRILPRNFNDTPEKASRPMSASAAGFVPGSGAGALVLESLESAQQRGATIYAELLGGAVNSGGQRNGGSMTAPNSEAVQRCVKMALENTKVSSSAIDTINGHLTATAKDPIEIENWCQALDRHGEDFPYVNSFKGHVGHCLAAAGSIESVGAVLQLHHGTIYGNVNGEDVHPEIAKRVGESKIPKKTINISPKIVAKASFGFGDVNTCVIFSRFSDY encoded by the coding sequence ATGCAGAATAGGGTAGTGGTCACGGGTTTGGGAGTCTGTGCGCCCGGTGGGGTCGGACTCAGGCAGTTTGAAAAAATGCTTTCTGAAGGAAAAAGCGGCATTACCTTCTTCCCAGAATTGGAAAAACTAAAATTTGGATGTCAAATTGCTGGAAAACCATTTATTGACCACATTGACTTGAACCAATACTTTACCAATGTTCAGCTAAAGGGATTGAATGCCAGCGGACTTGTCTATGGGGTGATGGCCGGCATGGATGCCTGGCGCGATGCACGATTAGATGCATCTAACAACACAGATTGGGAAACAGGTGTCATCTTTGGTACGGGAATACTCGGGGTCGACAAATTTCGCGATTCGATCTATCTGGTCGATGAGGGCAACGTACGTCGCTTAGGCAGTACAGCGGTGGTGCAGACCATGGCCAGTGGCATCAGTGCCTTTTTGGGCGGTATGATCGGGGCAGGCAATCAGGTGACGACCAACTCTTCGGCCTGTAGCACGGGCACCGAGGCTCTTCTAATGGGCTTTGAACGCATTGCTTCAGGGCAGGCAAGCAAAATGTTGGTGGGCAGTTGCAGTGATAGTGGTCCGTATGTATGGGGCGGATTTGACGCCATGCGCATTCTTCCCAGAAATTTTAACGATACCCCTGAAAAGGCCAGTAGGCCCATGAGTGCCTCGGCAGCGGGGTTCGTGCCCGGAAGTGGGGCAGGGGCCTTGGTATTGGAATCACTTGAAAGCGCGCAACAACGTGGGGCCACCATTTATGCAGAGCTGCTTGGGGGTGCCGTGAACAGCGGCGGGCAACGAAATGGCGGCAGTATGACCGCACCTAACAGCGAAGCGGTACAACGGTGCGTCAAAATGGCCCTTGAAAACACCAAGGTATCAAGCTCGGCCATCGATACCATCAACGGCCACTTGACCGCAACGGCCAAAGACCCGATCGAGATCGAGAACTGGTGCCAGGCCTTGGACCGCCATGGCGAAGATTTCCCCTATGTGAATTCGTTTAAGGGGCATGTGGGGCACTGTTTGGCGGCTGCGGGCAGTATTGAGTCGGTAGGGGCCGTGTTACAGCTGCACCACGGTACCATTTATGGTAATGTGAATGGTGAAGATGTGCATCCTGAGATTGCCAAAAGGGTAGGGGAATCCAAAATTCCGAAGAAAACGATCAACATTTCCCCAAAAATTGTGGCAAAAGCCAGTTTTGGTTTTGGCGATGTGAACACCTGTGTTATTTTTAGCAGGTTTAGCGACTACTAA
- a CDS encoding acyl carrier protein, which yields MEKENRYDKLKEIVKTYLPDDVSVDEIRPESNFTSELNINSANLVDIVLDVEDAFDIMLENDDMDGMQTVQDALAIIDKKIVEK from the coding sequence ATGGAAAAAGAAAATCGGTACGACAAGCTCAAGGAGATTGTCAAGACCTACCTGCCCGACGACGTCTCGGTCGACGAGATCAGACCTGAGAGCAATTTTACCAGTGAACTGAACATCAACTCGGCCAATCTGGTCGATATCGTATTGGATGTGGAGGACGCTTTTGACATCATGCTCGAAAATGATGATATGGATGGCATGCAGACCGTACAGGACGCCCTGGCCATTATCGATAAAAAAATAGTGGAAAAATAA
- a CDS encoding OmpA family protein, producing the protein MKGYVIKSTALLVVFSLFVGCSTVKNANNKQKGAVIGAAGGAVIGGVIGNNVGKGNTALGAIIGAVVGGAAGGYIGDRMDRQAERIEEEIPGAEVTRVGEGINVTFNEDAGVYFDTNKSNVKGTSAETLDKLANILKEYPKTNILVEGHTDSAGPEDYNWDLSQRRAESVTNYLVAKGIENGRFSTKWYGETQPKATNDTAEGKAQNRRVELAIVASDELKQEAYRETKG; encoded by the coding sequence ATGAAGGGATATGTAATAAAAAGTACAGCGTTATTGGTCGTTTTTAGCCTATTCGTAGGGTGCAGTACCGTTAAGAACGCCAATAACAAACAGAAAGGGGCCGTCATCGGCGCAGCGGGCGGTGCCGTGATCGGCGGCGTGATCGGAAACAACGTGGGCAAGGGCAATACCGCCCTCGGTGCGATTATAGGCGCCGTGGTCGGCGGTGCAGCAGGTGGTTATATCGGCGACCGTATGGACAGGCAGGCTGAACGTATCGAAGAAGAGATTCCGGGTGCAGAGGTCACCAGGGTAGGTGAGGGCATCAACGTTACCTTCAATGAAGATGCCGGAGTGTATTTCGATACCAACAAGTCGAATGTCAAGGGCACTTCTGCCGAGACACTCGACAAACTGGCCAATATATTGAAAGAATACCCCAAGACCAATATCTTGGTCGAAGGCCATACCGATAGTGCAGGGCCAGAAGATTATAACTGGGACCTCTCACAGCGTAGAGCCGAATCGGTGACCAATTACTTGGTGGCAAAGGGTATCGAAAACGGTCGTTTTTCCACAAAATGGTACGGTGAGACCCAGCCCAAGGCAACGAACGATACCGCTGAGGGCAAAGCCCAAAACAGAAGGGTAGAGTTGGCCATTGTCGCCAGTGATGAACTTAAACAAGAAGCATATCGCGAGACCAAGGGATAA
- a CDS encoding universal stress protein — MVSHRVLFLHDLKNTAQKNLINAHKLAHNLNAALEIMHVKKPSKVVAGDNQFSAKRALYEDYRTTTRQMEELTGVLPKNNCSVEVRYGHIKNIVQEKIKESRPALIVLGLRKGNQFPFMGDGLTQWLSKQHTNVLIVDDEGQCTVKSDFFVGSESKVLRIAELAHQCEVPLHITTTDKTKREVVA, encoded by the coding sequence ATGGTATCACATCGGGTGCTCTTCTTGCACGACCTCAAAAACACAGCACAAAAAAACTTGATCAATGCACACAAACTGGCCCATAACTTGAATGCGGCACTTGAAATAATGCACGTGAAAAAACCATCGAAGGTAGTGGCCGGCGACAACCAATTCAGTGCCAAACGGGCCCTTTATGAAGATTACCGAACAACGACGAGGCAAATGGAAGAACTGACGGGCGTATTGCCCAAGAACAATTGTTCGGTAGAGGTGCGGTATGGCCATATCAAAAACATCGTGCAGGAGAAGATCAAAGAATCACGACCCGCACTGATCGTATTGGGGTTGCGCAAGGGCAATCAATTTCCGTTCATGGGCGACGGCTTGACCCAATGGCTATCCAAACAGCATACCAATGTGCTGATCGTTGATGATGAAGGTCAGTGTACCGTCAAAAGCGATTTCTTTGTGGGATCGGAATCAAAAGTATTGCGCATTGCCGAGCTTGCCCATCAATGTGAAGTACCACTGCATATTACAACCACTGACAAAACAAAAAGAGAGGTAGTGGCATAG
- a CDS encoding type III polyketide synthase — MARIVNVAKELPPFSRDTQAILPYVQHWLADQEERFRRKVLKIFEGAGVDCRYGIMDIDEVFTATSFEEKNAIYVREMKRLGKNVLKKALENQGWSADSLDYIITVSCTGIMIPSLDAYLVNDLGLRQDVVRLPVTEMGCAAGVSGLIYAANFLRGASGKRAAVVAVESPTATFQLQDFSMANMVSAAIFGDGAACVLLSSEENIEGPAIIGEEMYHFYEATHMMGFDLTNTGLKMILDPAVPEVIAAHFEAIVHPFLKKHGTSIEKVDHLIFHPGGRKIVQTVDELFGKLGKSIEETREVLRAYGNMSSVTVLYVLERFMEKQLKRGEQGLILSFGPGFSAQRVLLEW, encoded by the coding sequence ATGGCCCGAATTGTCAATGTAGCCAAAGAACTGCCCCCTTTCAGCCGCGATACACAGGCGATATTGCCGTACGTGCAACATTGGTTGGCCGATCAAGAAGAACGTTTTCGTCGAAAAGTGCTCAAAATATTTGAAGGGGCAGGGGTAGACTGCCGCTATGGCATCATGGACATCGACGAGGTCTTCACGGCCACCTCATTCGAAGAAAAAAACGCCATTTATGTACGAGAAATGAAACGCTTGGGCAAAAATGTCTTAAAAAAGGCATTGGAAAACCAAGGGTGGAGCGCTGATTCGTTAGATTATATCATCACCGTCAGTTGTACGGGCATCATGATTCCGTCACTCGATGCCTATCTCGTCAACGATTTGGGGCTACGACAAGATGTGGTCAGGCTCCCTGTGACCGAAATGGGCTGCGCGGCCGGGGTATCTGGATTGATCTATGCGGCAAACTTCTTACGGGGCGCTTCGGGCAAAAGAGCCGCTGTTGTGGCCGTTGAGAGTCCGACCGCTACTTTTCAACTCCAAGATTTCTCGATGGCCAATATGGTCAGTGCCGCTATTTTTGGTGATGGGGCGGCCTGTGTGCTACTGTCATCAGAAGAAAATATAGAAGGCCCGGCCATCATCGGTGAAGAAATGTACCATTTTTACGAGGCGACCCATATGATGGGCTTCGATTTGACCAATACGGGACTCAAAATGATTTTAGATCCCGCTGTGCCCGAGGTAATCGCGGCACACTTTGAGGCCATCGTGCATCCTTTCTTGAAAAAGCACGGTACCTCCATTGAAAAAGTAGACCACCTGATTTTTCATCCGGGCGGGCGTAAGATCGTACAGACCGTTGATGAATTGTTTGGTAAATTGGGGAAGTCGATTGAAGAGACCCGAGAAGTACTGCGTGCCTATGGCAATATGAGCAGTGTTACCGTGCTGTATGTACTCGAGCGGTTTATGGAAAAACAACTGAAAAGGGGAGAGCAGGGCCTTATATTGAGTTTTGGACCCGGTTTTTCGGCCCAAAGGGTGCTGTTGGAGTGGTAA
- a CDS encoding HPF/RaiA family ribosome-associated protein has protein sequence MDIIFEYDNVKSSTRLEELATEKLNKLGEKYEFIVRASIFFRTENSSSSETGKICGIRISVPGPQLFAQSNSESFESSLKKTLQELEHQLAKKKTKLKAHR, from the coding sequence ATGGATATCATTTTTGAGTACGACAACGTAAAATCAAGTACCCGTTTAGAAGAATTGGCCACTGAAAAGTTAAACAAACTGGGTGAAAAGTATGAGTTTATAGTAAGGGCCTCTATCTTTTTCCGCACAGAAAACAGCTCCTCTTCCGAGACCGGAAAAATTTGTGGTATCCGTATCAGTGTGCCCGGACCCCAATTGTTTGCGCAGTCAAACAGTGAGTCGTTTGAGAGTTCCCTTAAAAAAACCCTTCAAGAATTGGAGCATCAATTGGCAAAGAAGAAAACAAAATTGAAAGCGCATCGATGA
- a CDS encoding 3-hydroxyacyl-ACP dehydratase FabZ family protein, giving the protein MKPEEILQNLPYAKPFLFVDELLYVDENGAKGLFTFSQEMDCYKGHFKDHPVTPGVLLTECCAQIGLVCLGSYLLGQESSATIAERLQIALSSSEMEFLLPVFPNETVTVVSEKVYYRFQKLKCKVKMFNEKNELVCRGTLSGMLIKRMDAE; this is encoded by the coding sequence ATGAAACCAGAGGAAATTTTACAGAACCTGCCCTATGCAAAACCGTTTCTATTTGTAGATGAACTACTTTATGTCGACGAAAACGGTGCCAAGGGACTATTTACCTTTTCACAAGAAATGGACTGCTACAAAGGGCATTTCAAAGACCATCCCGTTACGCCGGGCGTATTGTTGACCGAATGCTGCGCACAGATTGGCCTGGTGTGCTTGGGCAGCTATCTTTTGGGGCAGGAAAGCAGTGCTACAATAGCCGAAAGGCTACAAATCGCCCTTTCAAGCAGTGAAATGGAATTCTTGTTACCGGTATTTCCCAACGAGACGGTGACCGTGGTCTCCGAAAAGGTATATTACCGTTTCCAGAAATTGAAGTGCAAGGTCAAGATGTTCAATGAAAAAAACGAATTGGTCTGTCGCGGTACGCTATCGGGCATGTTAATAAAAAGAATGGATGCAGAATAG
- a CDS encoding thiamine pyrophosphate-dependent enzyme, translated as MRYHIGHLDPETLVSLYTKMLKPRMIEEKMLILLRQGKISKWFSGIGQEAISVGVTSALKDQEYILPMHRNLGVFTTRNVPLNRLFSQWQGKPNGFTNGRDRSFHFGAQEHKIVGMISHLGPQLGVADGIALADKLRKKKRVTAVFTGEGATSEGDFHEALNVASVWNLPVLFCIENNGYGLSTPTDEQYNCEHLADKAKGYGMESRIIDGNNILEVYTKVNELCKAMRRRPRPVLLEFKTFRMRGHEEASGTKYVPRDLMEKWAAKDPLENYLEFLRNENLLTEEREVAIKKKIIHEIDDNLKLAFDETPTSFNETKELNDVYKEYNYQEISPNNKVNNIRLVDAISEGLRQSMQQHEELIIMGQDIAEYGGVFKITEGFVKEFGRKRVRNTPICESGIVSAAMGLSINGMKSVVEMQFADFVSSGFNPIVNYLAKVHYRWGQNADVVIRMPCGGGVGAGPFHSQTNEAWFTKTPGLKVVYPAFPADAKGLLATAINDPNPVLFFEHKGLYRSIYGDVPTGYYTLPFGKANLLREGGQITIVSYGAGVHWALQTLDKYPEIEADLLDLRTLQPLDTESIFSSVKKTGKLIILHEDTLFSGIASDISALVTENCFEHLDGPIRRVGSLETPVPFAKNLEEHFLPKKRFETALLELLDY; from the coding sequence ATGAGATACCACATTGGCCATCTAGATCCGGAAACCTTGGTTTCGCTTTACACCAAGATGCTGAAACCCCGAATGATAGAAGAAAAAATGCTGATCTTGCTTCGTCAGGGCAAAATTTCAAAGTGGTTCAGCGGCATCGGACAAGAAGCCATTTCTGTTGGCGTGACCAGTGCCCTGAAAGACCAAGAGTATATTTTGCCCATGCATCGAAACCTAGGGGTTTTCACTACACGAAACGTTCCGTTGAACCGCCTGTTCTCGCAATGGCAGGGCAAGCCCAACGGTTTTACCAATGGCCGTGACCGCAGCTTTCATTTCGGCGCCCAAGAGCATAAAATAGTGGGCATGATCTCACATTTGGGCCCACAATTGGGCGTGGCCGATGGTATCGCCTTGGCCGATAAGCTACGCAAAAAGAAACGGGTAACGGCTGTTTTCACAGGTGAAGGGGCCACCAGTGAGGGTGATTTTCACGAGGCGCTGAATGTGGCCTCTGTATGGAACCTTCCTGTGCTTTTCTGTATCGAGAACAATGGCTATGGTCTTTCGACCCCGACCGACGAACAGTACAATTGTGAACATTTGGCCGATAAGGCCAAGGGCTATGGCATGGAGTCGCGAATTATCGATGGCAACAACATTTTGGAGGTCTACACCAAGGTCAATGAATTGTGCAAGGCCATGAGAAGACGCCCCAGGCCAGTATTGCTCGAGTTCAAAACCTTTCGAATGCGCGGTCACGAAGAGGCCAGTGGCACCAAATACGTGCCCCGCGATCTTATGGAAAAATGGGCCGCCAAAGACCCCTTGGAAAATTATTTGGAATTTCTTCGCAACGAAAACCTTCTGACCGAAGAAAGAGAGGTAGCCATCAAAAAGAAAATCATTCACGAAATAGACGATAACCTCAAACTGGCCTTCGATGAAACACCGACATCTTTTAATGAAACAAAAGAATTAAATGATGTATATAAAGAGTATAATTATCAAGAAATTAGTCCTAACAATAAAGTAAACAATATTCGCTTGGTCGATGCCATTTCAGAAGGGCTCCGTCAATCGATGCAACAACACGAAGAGCTGATCATCATGGGGCAGGATATTGCAGAATACGGGGGCGTCTTCAAGATCACGGAGGGATTTGTAAAAGAATTTGGCCGTAAAAGAGTGCGTAACACCCCCATTTGTGAATCGGGCATCGTTTCAGCTGCTATGGGGCTTTCCATCAATGGCATGAAATCGGTGGTCGAGATGCAGTTTGCCGATTTCGTGAGCTCTGGTTTCAATCCGATCGTGAATTATTTGGCGAAGGTGCATTATCGTTGGGGCCAAAATGCCGATGTGGTCATAAGAATGCCCTGTGGAGGCGGAGTGGGAGCCGGACCCTTCCATTCGCAGACCAACGAGGCATGGTTTACCAAGACTCCGGGATTGAAAGTGGTGTACCCCGCTTTTCCGGCAGATGCGAAGGGGCTATTGGCCACCGCCATCAACGATCCCAATCCCGTACTGTTCTTTGAACACAAAGGGCTGTACCGAAGCATATATGGTGATGTGCCCACGGGGTACTATACGCTTCCGTTCGGCAAGGCAAACCTGCTACGTGAGGGCGGTCAGATCACCATCGTCAGTTATGGTGCGGGCGTACATTGGGCGCTACAGACCCTTGACAAATATCCCGAGATCGAGGCAGACCTTTTAGACCTTCGTACGTTGCAGCCATTGGATACCGAAAGTATTTTCAGCTCGGTAAAAAAGACGGGCAAACTTATCATACTGCATGAAGACACATTGTTCAGCGGTATTGCCAGCGATATTTCTGCCCTGGTCACCGAAAACTGCTTCGAACATCTCGACGGACCCATAAGGCGTGTCGGCAGCTTAGAGACCCCGGTACCTTTTGCCAAAAACCTTGAAGAGCATTTCCTGCCAAAAAAACGTTTTGAAACAGCTTTGCTCGAATTACTTGATTATTAG
- a CDS encoding SDR family oxidoreductase, which yields MILENEKWALILGGSSGLGLATAQRLAKEGYGLIVVHRDRKTDQNSIDRHFQKIREHGQALHSFNEDATNEAKRKALILAISELLHDQKIKVLVHSIAKGNLKPMHSNTEAVLRGQDFALTINAMATSLYEWTGDLVKQGLFASDTRIIAFTSEGNVKALQGYGAVSAAKASLEAIVRNMALEFAPLGIKANCIQAGLTDTPSFRMIPNSGALIKNALKRNPNNRLTTPEDVADAVYLLTLPEAQWITGTVIKVDGGESLR from the coding sequence ATGATTTTAGAAAATGAGAAATGGGCTCTGATATTGGGCGGAAGCAGTGGCTTGGGCCTTGCAACGGCCCAAAGACTGGCAAAAGAAGGGTATGGCCTTATCGTTGTGCATCGTGACCGAAAGACCGATCAGAACAGTATCGACCGACACTTTCAAAAAATCAGGGAGCATGGTCAAGCGTTGCATAGCTTCAATGAAGATGCGACCAATGAAGCGAAACGCAAAGCGTTGATCTTGGCCATTTCTGAACTTTTGCATGATCAGAAAATAAAGGTACTTGTGCACAGTATCGCCAAGGGCAACTTAAAGCCCATGCATTCCAACACCGAAGCCGTCTTGCGGGGGCAAGATTTTGCGTTGACCATCAATGCCATGGCCACCAGTCTGTATGAGTGGACCGGCGATCTGGTCAAACAAGGACTATTTGCCAGTGATACCCGAATCATTGCCTTTACCAGTGAGGGCAATGTAAAGGCCTTGCAGGGCTATGGAGCCGTTTCAGCGGCCAAGGCCAGTCTTGAGGCCATTGTTCGCAATATGGCTTTGGAATTTGCACCGCTTGGTATAAAAGCAAATTGCATTCAGGCCGGACTGACCGACACCCCATCGTTTCGAATGATCCCCAATAGTGGGGCCTTGATAAAAAATGCATTGAAGCGAAATCCCAATAATCGCTTGACCACCCCCGAAGATGTGGCCGATGCAGTATATCTGTTGACCCTGCCAGAAGCACAATGGATTACCGGAACGGTCATAAAAGTGGATGGGGGCGAAAGTCTGAGGTGA
- a CDS encoding YceI family protein, with the protein MNHFFHAFLIIALLLPHKGLAQQEVRIASAAITFEFPSKKVKGSIEGFQSNAIIDRQQPGNSVFEGSVAVKTLDTGIGFRNWVLRGRKYFDEDNHPQIHFKSNEVVEQNGAFIVKGTLTLKGISKPLTITFNEQGNRLVGNASLYSIDHDIKIKKKREDNLVNINFVFVLAE; encoded by the coding sequence ATGAATCATTTTTTTCACGCTTTTCTGATCATTGCCCTTCTGCTCCCCCATAAAGGTTTGGCGCAGCAAGAGGTCCGTATCGCATCCGCTGCCATCACCTTTGAGTTTCCCTCAAAAAAGGTAAAAGGCAGTATCGAAGGCTTCCAATCCAATGCAATCATCGACCGACAGCAGCCCGGTAACTCTGTCTTTGAGGGCTCGGTGGCCGTCAAAACGTTAGATACCGGCATCGGTTTTAGGAATTGGGTCTTGAGGGGTAGAAAGTACTTTGATGAAGATAACCACCCCCAAATACACTTCAAGAGCAACGAGGTGGTCGAACAGAACGGAGCATTTATCGTAAAAGGCACTTTGACCCTCAAAGGAATTTCAAAACCCCTTACCATTACTTTTAACGAACAAGGAAACCGATTGGTGGGCAACGCCTCCCTCTACTCCATCGACCACGACATTAAGATCAAGAAAAAGCGTGAAGACAATCTGGTAAACATAAACTTCGTGTTTGTCTTGGCGGAATAG
- a CDS encoding lipocalin family protein codes for MVKKVFLVVLAAGFLATGCSVSKSARTQRNLFSGSWSLDNISYENNSGNFQSVIFGDSRDICFEGSDWFFRDNNSTGRYTIKGGSLCQGGDRFFRWSVVEPANRLSQLQFKYIDENRKDISGGTGYRLDIANLTEQQMTLKSNVTVDGELVTIVYEFSKK; via the coding sequence ATGGTAAAAAAAGTATTTTTGGTGGTATTGGCGGCCGGATTTCTTGCAACGGGTTGCTCTGTCAGCAAATCGGCAAGAACACAGCGAAATTTATTCAGCGGTAGCTGGTCGTTAGACAATATTTCCTACGAAAACAACAGCGGTAACTTTCAGTCCGTCATTTTTGGTGACTCACGCGATATATGCTTTGAGGGAAGTGACTGGTTTTTTAGGGACAACAACAGTACCGGTCGGTACACTATAAAGGGCGGAAGCCTTTGTCAAGGAGGTGATCGCTTTTTCAGATGGTCAGTGGTAGAGCCGGCCAATCGTTTAAGCCAGTTACAGTTCAAGTATATCGATGAAAACCGGAAGGATATTTCGGGTGGAACCGGATACCGTCTAGATATTGCCAACCTGACCGAACAGCAGATGACCCTGAAGTCGAATGTTACGGTAGATGGCGAGCTTGTGACCATTGTTTATGAATTTTCAAAAAAATAA